Below is a genomic region from Patagioenas fasciata isolate bPatFas1 chromosome 14, bPatFas1.hap1, whole genome shotgun sequence.
CATTATTTAAGTATCAACACCAAGGTACACGCATCACTTCAGACTTCCTTATAAATTACGATTTAAAGCCAAGAAAACCCCCTTTAAACCAGTGCCTCCTCAACATTGCTTTAAAAGTTACCGAATTGCACCTGTAGGCTATGGCATTatttgaataaaaagaaaatctagaAATTCAGACTTAGGCAAACACTACAACAAAATGCAAGAAACATGCCAAAATTCAGAGTAAAGTGGATTAGTAAGGAGTTACTAATTCGCTCCTTTCATTCATTAGGCTGCTTCATTTTGCTACTAGTTTCACCAGCAGCATGTACTCCTCTGTTATGCACCATAGGATAGGGAAAAGCTGCACCGTCACAAGTATAATTGAGATTTGCAAGCCGTGATAGAGCTTTAATGCTACCTGGAGGTCTGCCTGGGCTGACTTTGTATCCTGCTGCTTTAGTTGTACCCAAGGGTCTGCCTGGACTTGTCTTAAATCCAGCTGCTTTGGTGGTCCCCAGGGGTCGACCTGTGCTGGTTCGGTACCCTGCTGATTTGGTGGTCCCTGATGGCCTTCCACGTTTACCAGATCggttgaggtttttctttttctttagttcATCTTTTGTCTCTATATTTCTGCCACTTGTGGTCTGCAAGTGCGATTCGTTCAACGCATCTTGTCTCTGGCATGCAATCGGTTTGTGGCTGACCGCGTGGCTGTATTTGCTTTGCTGTGTGGCGTACAAGTCAAACTGATCGGCAGCTCTCACGTTATCTTCGTTAAGGCAAGAACTCTTGCCAGTCCCACAGAAAGCTGGATTGCTGCTGGCAACTGGGTGCATCATTTTCTATCAAAAATAAGAGAGACAAATATGTATCAATATATAAGAATACTACAACAATCCACAAGTGATAAAAGCTACCTCTGTTTCTCAAAATTAGTTGAAACTACTTTGTCTATCTTTTGTAAAACACAGTAACCTTTACACATATTTAAAAATGACAATTTTAACTATGTATTATTCAGATAGGTATAATTAAGGAAGATTAGATTACAGCAACCAAGATAATCAGTATCCACTCACCCACCACCATTTCAAAACCCTTCTAACAGAATCTCATCTAAATTCTAGCTGTTCTAGCTGCAAGATTAGCCTATCACCTGTGAGCCAAGGAAAAACATGGTATCACTCTCTTAATTTAGCAGATATAGGCTCCTAaagatttcttatttctttttcttttcttttttgcttaacTGCAGCAAATTAATAAGACACTAGTCAGTTTTGTCATTTCTTGTCACAATTAATGTGAAAGAAAGAATCAGGTAAGGCATTCAGTAAAGATGATGGTGCCATAGTTGGGAAAGCAGAGGTACAAAATGAGTCTATTGCAAAGTGCAAGAAGCTAGACTGCAGAAATGCCACTGCTGTCCTAGTCAGAAAAGCAGGTACCAATTGCTGGCAATGCCAACTCTAAGATAAGAACTTTGTGAAAAACACCATAACTCCCATTACAGACATGCATGTTATCACACATCTCCAAATattctggaaaacaaacatgGCACATTGATGTCAACAGCTGTTTTATATAGCCTGCTCTTTTCATTAGACAAAACCAAGTTGAGCTGTGCTCTGTTTACAGAGGTTTATTTCTTTAAACAAGAATCAAAGCCCCATCTTCAggacagcagcagggtgactctCACCTGCATGTTACTGCAGGCGAACCTGCTTCCAATAATGGACAAACTGTCATCCAGCTGCTAGAAACCACATATGGTCACCGTCATGATTACAAGCAACTACTTCTGAGTAAACAGGTTATGCTTATATCCATATATCAAATCCCTGCTACATATGTACTGGCACGGAATCATAACAATTAAGAATTCTACTGGTATTCTAAAACTTTTTTAGTATTAATGCTTCTAAACACCAACTGCACAGATACTGCCTCAGATTTCTTCATAGTACAATGTAGCAATACTACAAGAACCCAGCAAGCCACTCTAGGAGCAACACAATGATATTTTCACCCATCAACTATATTGGTTCTACAACTTCAATGAGATGCAAATACTCAGTTTAAGATAATATTTAGCCATGCTGAAGACAAGATTAAGCCCATCAATATTTGGCACATCAAAGTACTTCTGCATCCTGCAGTCATGCTTAGGACAACAACTATTTCTTCCTGTGGCAAATTGCTCTAGCACATAGGCCTGGAAGATGTATTGTATTTTCCCTGCAGTAGCTCTGGAATATCACCTAGAGCAACCAAATATAAATTCTGCcattgattttttaatttatttggcaGTTATGAATGTCTCCTCCCAGACAGAGAGAAAACACAGAGCAGAGAGTCTGTTTACCCAGGAGTAAATCCCTGTGCCCTTTTCTTCTCATTACAATGGATACGTTTCCTCTTGTATACCAAATTTACTTTGGCTTGTCAAATGCACATCACAGTGTAGGCATTACTCTTGTGCAAATACATGAATATGGTTTTATGTCAAATAGTGAAATTATTACAGTAATATAGTTTAAATATGACATGGTTCTAGCAGAGATTATCTGAGTACTACAGTTCTGGTGTGTGGAATGGGCTATAGTGGAACAAATGTGAAACCACTGTTATTGTGGGTTTTGATTAATAAATGAAACAACTAAGAATAATTAGCAAGCCTGCTCTTTGCAAAAAAACAAAGGCAGTAAGCTACAGGTCAAGAGACCAGCCAGACTTTCCTGTGCAGCAATAAAAAGGAAGCTTAAGCTTATTAGCAGTAAAAAAAGTTACCTTTCTTTAACCCCACTAGAATAGGGTTCACAATATCACAAAAATACCTGAGATTTTTTATGATATATAATTGCAAACATAAGGGTTCTGCTAATGTACTTTTGCTGCCAAGAGAGAAAGCCCAGTGGCTCTGAAAGGCTGTTCAACTGTTTGTGGATACACTAGAGGACACTTGGAGTGGTTAGCAGCATTCTTGTCTCAGTGCTCACTTTAAATGCAGGAGTACTGGCTTCGGCCCCAAAAAGCCACTCTGAGCTCAACAAAGAAGGATcagttcagctgctcagtgtcTGAGGAACACACCAGAGCAGGGAGAAGGCACTGAATGCAGTGGAGGCCTCTGGGATTTCTCAGGAGACCAACGACCGCCCAGACTCGTTCCTCTCTATGTTATATTCTAATTCTCTGCTATTTCTCCTCATTATTGTCAGGGGAATTATTCCTACAGACACCATTCATCTTTCATGGGGAGAACCATCACAGGTACTCCCAGACAGTGACTGTATCCTGCTGTAACTGGCAAACGTTGGACCTTCAGCATCATATGCCTGTGTTTTGTCTCCTGTAATATCCCTGAGAGCTCCTGACAAACACAAACTTTACATACAAAACCTGGCTGATGCCAGTTTACCTTCCATCTGGCAACCGCACTGGAactgatgaaagaagaaaaacatacaaaTCAGGAACCGTTTAAAATTTCTTACAAGAGAAggaagcttaaaaaaacccacaatcttGATGGAAGAATGCCAATgggatgtttttttcctccctgcaccGTTTTTCATCAAGCCATGAAAACTGCAAGTAGGAGCCAAAGTTTGTATTCTGTGTTTTTTGATTTAAGACTTTttgtgaaaaatttaaaaaaggaaatctgCAATTGAGCTTAATTACCCTACCATGGACATCTCCAATGTAATTTTACTTCACATTACAGCAGGGAATAAAAGAATGCAGTGAGTCTATCTGTAGAGAGGAAGCAGGTTTCTTGGCAGGGAGATACAGTATAAATGAGAATCAGTATAAAATGCAAACCTATGCCAACTTAAAAATCATACTCTAGCTAATTGTATAGCCAAACACACACAACTTTGTGTGCTAGCACTCTCAAATAAACCCAGCCAGAAAAGTTTCCAGAGAAATAGAACTTCCTTGTTTTAAACCTGTCAATAGATACCTAAAAGATATTTGCAACAGTTTACTTAAACCAGTTTTTAAACTGATTCAACTGATTGGCTGAGTGTCTGTGTAAAAAAGTAGTCAAGATGAGGCACTGTAGTAATGAAATTTAGTTAATATCTCAAAAATATCTTTTACTGGAAAGTGGGTGTAGAGGATTTTCTGTATGGATCCTTTCCTATCtggtaatttatttttctacaaTGCTGTGGAAGGGAGATGACTGGATAAGCTAGGTTTGGAAAAAAGAGATGCAGCATTAGAGCTTCCAACACAATGCAGTGCAGAATCTCCATCACtgctagaaaaaaagaaagaaacaggatCATCAATCCAGGACCTGCAGAGCTTTGCTGCTGTGGATTTCTGGACGTGGTGAGGACCCCTTCTTTTAAAGCACAGCTGCACTGCCACTCTTCCGAGCACCCGCCAAAGTTAACCTCCCTTGGTGCTGGCCACGTGAGTGTGAAGTTTTGGGTTGCTCAGATGGCAGCCAGGCTGACCAGTCAATACATAATGTATGAGGCTGCCATTACGAATTTTGGTATTTCCCAGTCAAGCATGGTattgcttgctttcttctgctGGGAGATGAAACAGAAACCCTACTTAGGCAATACGGATGCAGCAAAACACTTAAGAAATCTTGTTTAATTCCagtggtattacaggttttggacAGAGAGAGTGCATCCTCGTGTCCCTAAATACAGGTTAGCACACTGCAGAGTTCTAGCTTGCAACTGCTAAGGCTGCTGTCACTGGTATGACCCATCTCTCTCTAGGCTTGAAGTACACAGAATATCCCCATTCATGTCCTGTTCACTACACAAAATTTTAGGATCCAAACTACTCAAATGACATCACATAAAAACACCTTTTTGGGTTGTGACATGTCTTTAGATTTCAAACATCATGCCCTTTGCCTTCTTCACGGGCAGAATTTAGCTGCCAGTGTACAAAAGATAAGACCTCTGATGAGCAGAGAAAGTACGCAAGCCCGTCGGAACAGACACTTGGTCATTAAATATTTTATACTGAGTACCGGACCTGTGCATTAAGCAGAATAATCAGTTCCAACATAAGAAGGTGGCAACTGCTCTGGCCTCACCCCTCCGGCTTGCTTTCTGTAACTATGCCTGGTCAGCACCAAAACAGACCTGACCCAGCAAGCGCTTTCAACTTCTGGTAAAACACACTTGAATCAGAGCAAAACTGAAAGTACATCTGTATCACAGCTTTTCAAATTATCAACACCAGAAAAGGTAACCTCCTATCACCAACAGGGACTACTTTGCTTTTAATGAGGGTTAATATATAAAACCCActgatttttctgaagttttccaTCACTGAGCTTGCAATAGCTTCGACAGTATTGATGGAGCAGCAGGAGGCTGTAGCAGTATATTTTCACAATCATCCAACACATACAAACTGTATGACATATTCCTTAAAATCACAAGCAGCTACAGGCATTATTTCTTGTACCTTGCACTAGTACTCTGAACGTCACTTCTACCAATTAAAACTGCTGAAGTAGAGCACAGGACCAGCTCTGTTTGAGATCTCTGCATAAAGAACGCTCTATGCCACGTACAACAGCACAGGGGCTGTAGGCCCCAGGGAATACCAAAGGGCTCATTTGCTTTGTAAGGGGAGTTTAACCAGCACATATATTTTGCCTTTCAAGATTGCAACGGAGATATGGTATTGGTTCTGCTTTTCCCTCTTAGGACAGTGGGTGTGAGAAATACTTTCGTCACTTGGTGAAAAGAATGAATAtcaatttaaatgtttttcaagtGTCCCTTTTATTGCCAGCTCTTTTTCTACACATTAGTTCTTGCTAAAGTAGGGCCTTACCcaattttttaaaacttaaaactgTTTTTTTCACAATAAATACTAAGTACGAAAACCTGTCAGTGGCACAACATGCACCGTAACACCTGGAACCTGCACTTGAAATCTGATCTACTAAGCTGGATAACCACTTTCTTCAAAGTGTGCTTACAAAGCACATTCCACAGCTGATTGCATAATACATTTTTTCCTCATCATTTGACACTaggtaaaatacattaaaaccagCCAAAATACGAGCAACAATTTCTTTACAGCGGTGACTCACTAGAGATCCTACATAACAACATGAGACTGCAAATTGAAGATAGAACACTATCTTATGCCACCCCGTCCAGtggcagagtcaccatcccttgagATGTTtagaaggtgtttagatgaggttctcagggacattgtttagtgccagtgttgggttaatggttggactcgatcttgagagtcttgtccaaccaaaattattctatgattttgaaAACAGTTTCTTTCTCAATTATTCCTAGTGCAAAAAGACTAAGAAATTAAGACTTCCACAAGCAATATAACAACCTACAAGTACGGTCCCTCCCCTGGTGACCCAGGGTAATTTTCTTAAATGACAGAAGGGAACAGATATTTAGAGCAGATATACCCACCCCCTTCAAATTCctcttccccagatgtgccaggcGGAGGGGGAGCCTCCCCTCGCAATGGGGCTGCAACTACTGCTCCTCACCAGAGCACTGAAACCTGGCAACATCCTTGTGCCTCCAGGAGTTCAAGTCTTTTGGCTCAGACACTCTTGGAGAAACAGTGCTCTCCAAAGCCCAATCACCAGCTTTGTATTAAAGACTGAGATCAGCTCTGCTCTCACAAAGATTAGGTATCATCAGGCACTAGCTAGGGCATCAAGTAAACTGGGGACTTTCATGGATCATTCATGATTTGATtgcaaaaccagacaaacaacTAATTGTTAGGCTCTCTAGccttaaaagacaaaaaagtccTATCTAAGGGTGGAGTTTCACTAGATGCTACCATCAGCAAGAACGTCAGCTGACTTCTTCCCACCTCAAAATTAAGATCATATAACCATGTAATGATGGTACATTTGAAAGGGTTAGGACAGCTTCACAAAAATTAAGGATGATCACGTCAATAACTTAATTAACTATGTACCTCTACTTACACTGACACAATTGACAGTTTGTTTTCAGAATCAAGAGAAATCACTCttaatctgcatttttttccacaCAGGACAATCTTGCCCTTTCCTCTTGCATTCCTGCTCCTTGTGCCAACAATAACTGTTGTGCAAGAGCAGGACAAACTAACACCAGGGACCCTACCCAGGTGAAAACTAAtccaacaagaaagaaaaagtaacagTTGTCTGGCATTGAGACAAGAGAAGAACAGAAACACACATTTCCATTAGAAGCAAAGAGACAGACTGAGGTCCCAGGTCTGCCTAAGCCACATTACTCACGGCTGCCACTGACTCACTCCCCCCTGGTCCCTGTTACTTAAAAGCCTAAGCAGGTCTCAAAAAAAATGATTTTTGACATCTTAATGGACTTAGAAGAGTTGAATGAAGAGTATGACAAGTCCCAAACACAGCAACGGCAATGAAGGTTGGGGAAAAAACCCTATAGCTGGGAATGGGGGAATGCAGAATCAAGGCAGTCATCAGGCCAGACAGACTGGCTTAGAACAACGAGGTTGTGAAACTGCACCCTGattattctgtggttctgtaattACCAGAGTTCAAGGCAATCCAAATACGTGCATGAATGACAGAGCAGGTAGAGGTAGATCTTTATAAAGAAAGGATTATTAGTGTTCGTGAAATTGCCCATTCACCTCAAGGAGCTATTCCCAGGTAAACAGAAGCAGACCTTGCCATAGCCTAGAACATCAgctttgaggtgctggaggtgCTTATTCATCTCTGTGGGTGTTCTCACCCacttgctcttctccccagggaaCAGACCTCGCTGTAGTCTAGAACAATAGCTCAGAGAGGTGAGAGGTGCTCATTCATCTCAGTGGGTGTTCTcactcccctctcctctttccctACCATCCTCCAAAAAAATGATTTGGAAGCTTAAGAGATGGATCAAACATCTCCTTCCTGATGTGCACTTTCACAGTGCGTTTCTCTGCCACAGGACTAGTGCGAACAGCTCCAGACATCTGTCAACACACCAAACGCAACCACTGCAGCATACTCGTGCTAGACTACAGAAAGGCAAAGTCCACTTGTTGAATCTATTCAACAATGGTCAATGGACAAACATGCAGGACTTTTTTCGTTTAAGGTTGTATCTAGAACCTGAAGGAtatgcacacagaaaaaaaaaaaaaaaaagaagttgtaagAGAAACTGTGGCATCTGAAGATTGAAATAGAAATAATCCATCATTTAAGAAATATATTAACTGAgtgttcttctctttcattttacaaaaataaaaaccatatGGATCAAaatagctgttacttttgttAGAGCGATATCCCGAGAGAAATGCATACAAATTAAAGGTGCAACCACCCACTAATTAATTACTCCAGAAGGGCTATGCACAAAAAAAGTATGTACTAAACTATCTGTAATTATCCACAAGAATATACACCATTCACATGCACTATGCCAGAACGCAAAGAGGCACAGAAGGAACACAGCAGAGGCTCTCCAGGTACCCTGACATGCAGGTGAATGAAGGCATTACGTAGGTGCGCCGAGGAAATACATCCAtggactgtatgcaggcattaaGACCCCCCACACTAATACAAATATGTCCCAAGTAAAAAGCCCTGCGTACCCGCTATCCCCACGCACCAGAGCGGCGGGTGCTGAAGGGAGTTCCCGATCCCTGCGCACCGCGCACAGGCCGGGCTGGGAGGGCCCAGCTCCACCTGGAGCGGCCCCGGGCCAGCGGAGGGGACAAAGGGGCGGCGCAGCCCCGTCCTGCCGCCTCAGCGTCCACCGCGGGGTGCTGGCCTCGTGTGTCACCTGTCTCCTGCGGCTGGCACGGAGTAGTGCCCGGCCCAAAGCCCCGCTCGGCCCAGGCTGCGGCCGTCTCCCCCCGGCCCAGGGCACAGCCCGGCTCGGGGGGCACAGCGGGACGGGGGTGGCGATGGCGCAGCTCCCCGCCTGCGGGGCCCGGCTCCCGCACCCCAGAAGGGCTCGCAGGCGGAGCCCCCCGTGAGGAGACCGGGGACCCCCATCAGCGGCGGGGCAGGACGCGGCCCGCGGGGGAGGGGAGCGGAGCTTGCTCCCCTCCCCCGTCGGCCGCGTCTCCATCTtgcccgcccgccgcctcccACCGAGCGGAGAAGGGGCCGGGGGATGCAGCCCCGGGCCTGCACCTACCTGAAGAGATCGGGGCGACTTGCAGGGCGGCGGGAGAGCGGGCGGTGGGTGGGAGCGAGCGGCCGCCTCCCCCACACCCCGCCGGGCGGCTGCAGGGAGCGGCGCTGCGGCGGGCGCGGGCGGGAGGGCGGGGGCGCGCTCCCGAGCGGGGACGCGCCGCGGGGACGCGCCGCGGGGACGCGCGGCGAgcgtgcgcggggcggggccgggccggcgggcGGCTCCTCCCGCTTCTCAGGCGCTCAGTGCCGGGGACCCGCCGCCATTTTGTCCTGCGGGCGGGAAGGCGCCGGGCCGGGTCTGGGCTGAGGTGCGAGGCGCACACAGCGCGGTGAGGGCCGCGGTGGGGCCGGCTCCTCGCTTTCCTGCACAGGATGAGGCAGGGCCGCCAGGCAGGCGTGCAGCAGCTTCGAGCACAGGCAAACGATCCCCGTAGTCCCAGAGGTCTGTGACAGGGCCCAGGAGCAGAGGAGTTGCTGAGCAGCAGGACCAGCTCTGGTCCATCATTCCTGTTCTTCTCTACCTCATGAAGAGTATTATCCACATTTGCCTTTGCATTTGGCTCTGAAGGATAAATCGCTGATTTCTTGTACAGTAAAATACATCGTAGAATATGTTCTCTATATTTGAAATACCATAAAGGATTTAGGGATGCTCATGAAAACTCAGGATGTTCCCACTACTATAATTTGGATGGAGAAGAATGATACCCTGCATCTCAAACGTACACATATTGCAATCCATTATAGAATAGCCAAGCTTTAGGACTGTATTAAAATGATGTATTAGATTAGTTCTCGGCAATGACGACAGCAGCCACTTCCAATGTAACTCAGAGCTGAGTCCATGCACCGTTAGCCACTTGTGTCTTACAGCAGCTGCTCCAGTGAAGTACTGTTGATGACTGAAGATTTTGCCCTACTTCATCCATCTACATTCTAGAGTTTAGTTACTCTGTTACTACTCTTGATCTACTGATAAACAGTAGCATATACACCTTCGATTTACAGGGTTTAAATGAACATATAAGTCCCTACATGATTGACATCTGAAAAAGTTCTTCTGCATTATTCAGATGAGGTCTTAAAAAGCAAGAAAGatcaggcaaaaaaaaacccctgcagcttttaaaaaaacagctaattctgttttttctaaatattttcctcTCCTGCTGTTGTTTGGGGAGCTGGCTGCTGTACTCCAGCCCTGTGATATTCCATTTCTATAATACTTGGAGCTCTTCAGGCCAAAAATTGCTGTGAAACATCCTGCCAAGACGATGGCTCATTTTTTGCCAGTGCTTCCTAATGCATGCAGGAATCTTCACTTGCATTATAAGAAATCAGCAGGAAAACCAGTGTTTATTTAGCTTAATTTATCAAATTATTCAGTTTATTTACAAACCTcatatttctgctgctttttagcTCTTGTTGGAAAGCTGCTGCCAATCAAAAGCAGTAGAGTTTGATACCTCTTTGATATCTTATTTTCCTTTTAGTATCTTAGTCTTGAGGTGATGTGAGTTAGGCTGGGCTTAGGCTCCTGATTTAGCTAGAAATCATGATCTGAACAAAATGCAGAAGTGGTCAGGTAATAGAGAGAAGTGATCTTGTAatttgaagcagcagcaggttccATCCCCAGAAGCTGTGAAACCTGAATCGGGTTTGTTTGGGGACTATGGGTGGCAAAGCAAGACCTAAACGCTTGACCTTGGAGCTGGACAAGCCTCGGTGAGGGTGCCGGGTTTGCGTGACTGCCCTGGATCGTGCTCCAGCTGAGCCAACTCCAGTGCCCACTATGCTCAAGTATTCATCTGGTAGCAACGGGGTCCGGTTTCCTCATCTGCACGCCGTGCTAATCAAAACAggaacaaacaaaagacaaattgGTCTGCggcgtgtccccagggcctgcagCACAGCCGTTACTCGGACTGTGAATCTGCTTCCCCCTTCTCTGAAGGGCGGCTCTCACTAGCAGTACCCATAAGGTAGAAGATACAATGAAATGTTGCCCCTTCCTGCATCTGGATCACAAAgtcctcttctccttcttcctcacTGGAGTTCTCATGGGTGGATCCAAATTTTCAAGGAGAGG
It encodes:
- the C14H5orf24 gene encoding UPF0461 protein C5orf24 homolog isoform X1 — its product is MMHPVASSNPAFCGTGKSSCLNEDNVRAADQFDLYATQQSKYSHAVSHKPIACQRQDALNESHLQTTSGRNIETKDELKKKKNLNRSGKRGRPSGTTKSAGYRTSTGRPLGTTKAAGFKTSPGRPLGTTKAAGYKVSPGRPPGSIKALSRLANLNYTCDGAAFPYPMVHNRGVHAAGETSSKMKQPNE
- the C14H5orf24 gene encoding UPF0461 protein C5orf24 homolog isoform X2; this encodes MMHPVASSNPAFCGTGKSSCLNEDNVRAADQFDLYATQQSKYSHAVSHKPIACQRQDALNESHLQTTSGRNIETKDELKKKKNLNRSGKRGRPSGTTKSAGYRTSTGRPLGTTKAAGFKTSPGRPLGTTKAAGYKVSPGRPPGKKQQAFRCSSDA